In one window of Hyla sarda isolate aHylSar1 chromosome 1, aHylSar1.hap1, whole genome shotgun sequence DNA:
- the LOC130276920 gene encoding proteasome subunit beta type-11-like isoform X1, with protein MALQSVCGWDATNSRQRLSHNLNLFPSYNLANKHLPNFLHTFQGSSYPHHRDSGPPPPAHGTTTLAFLYAGGIAVATDSRSSAGKLVCSPDSRKAFLIHSHLLATTSGSSADCQFFGRALARECKLYKVRNGYMPSVGGAARMLSVLMMPFRGTDICAAFTLCGWDRNGPCICYVYNDGTRLCSDVISVGSGSPYAYSIIDEGYRPGIEEEEARQLARRAVCHAGRRDAYSGGFVDVYWVREGGCERDPREDQMQQYAKMEQEEKKMFINKNKIKSEEQPQSKA; from the coding sequence ATGGCACTGCAGAGTGTCTGTGGCTGGGATGCAACTAATTCAAGACAGCGACTATCTCATAATCTAAACCTTTTTCCATCCTACAATTTAGCAAACAAACATTTGCCGAATTTCCTTCACACATTTCAAGGCTCTTCTTATCCCCACCACCGTGACTCTGGACCCCCTCCTCCAGCACATGGCACCACCACTTTGGCTTTCCTTTATGCAGGGGGCATTGCTGTTGCAACTGATTCACGTTCCTCTGCTGGAAAACTTGTTTGCAGCCCAGATTCCCGAAAGGCTTTTCTAATTCACAGCCATCTTCTGGCCACAACATCAGGAAGTTCAGCTGACTGCCAGTTCTTCGGACGAGCATTGGCCAGAGAGTGCAAGCTGTATAAAGTTAGGAATGGGTACATGCCAAGTGTTGGAGGCGCAGCCAGAATGTTGAGTGTCTTGATGATGCCATTCCGTGGAACTGATATCTGCGCTGCCTTCACCCTTTGTGGCTGGGATCGGAATGGACCTTGCATCTGTTACGTATACAATGATGGAACTCGTCTTTGTTCTGATGTTATTTCTGTTGGATCAGGCTCTCCATATGCATATAGCATCATTGATGAAGGTTATAGGCCTGGAATAGAGGAAGAAGAAGCCCGACAACTAGCCAGGCGTgcagtgtgccatgcagggaggaGGGATGCCTACTCTGGAGGATTTGTGGATGTATACTGGGTTAGAGAAGGGGGATGTGAGAGGGATCCTAGGGAAGACCAGATGCAACAATATGCAAAAATGGAACAAGAGGAAAAGAAAATGTTCATAAACAAGAACAAAATCAAATCAGAAGAACAGCCCCAATCCAAAGCCTGA